The Pseudonocardia sp. HH130630-07 DNA window AGAACGCGTCGATCAGCTTCCTGCCGGGGGCGAAGATCGGCGTCGTCGGCCCGAACGGGGCCGGGAAGTCGACCGTCCTGAAGATCATGGCCGGGCTGGAGAACGCGAACAACGGTGACGCGTTCCTCAAGCCCGGGGCGACGGTCGGCATCCTCCAGCAGGAGCCTCCCCTCAACGAGGAGAAGACGGTCCTCGGGAACGTCGAGGAGGGCCTGGGCGACGTCAAGGTCAAGCTCGATCGGTACAACGCCATCGCCGAGGAGATGGCCACGAACTACACCGACGAGCTGATGGAGGAGATGGGCAAGCTCCAGGAGGAGTTGGACCACGCTGACGCGTGGGAGCTCGACTCCCAGCTGGAGCAGGCGATGGACGCGCTCCGTTGCCCGCCCGGGGACGCCGAGGTCACCAACCTGTCCGGTGGTGAGCGCCGCCGGGTGGCGTTGTGCAAGCTGCTGCTGTCCCAGCCGGACCTGTTGCTGCTCGACGAGCCGACGAACCACCTCGACGCCGAGAGCGTGTTGTGGCTCGAGCAGTTCCTCGCCAAGTACCCCGGCGCCGTCCTCGCCGTCACTCACGACCGGTACTTCCTCGACAACGTCGCCGGTTGGATCCTCGAGCTGGACCGGGGCCGGACCTTCCCCTACGAGGGCAACTACTCCACCTACCTGGAGAAGAAGGCCGGGCGGCTCGCCGTCCAGGGCAAGAAGGACGCGAAGCTCCAGAAGCGCCTCAAGGAGGAGCTGGCCTGGGTCCGCTCCAACCCGAAGGCCCGCCAGGCGAAGAGCCGGTCCCGGCTGGACCGCTACGACGAGATGGCGGCCGAGGCAGAGCGGCACCGCAAGCTCGACTTCGAGGAGATCCAGATCCCGCCGGGCCCGCGTATGGGCAACCAGGTCGTGGAGGTCTCGCACCTCGACAAGGGGTTCGACGGCCGCCAGCTGATCAAGGACCTGTCCTTCACGTTGCCGCGTAACGGGATCGTCGGCGTGATCGGGCCGAACGGCGTCGGTAAGACCACCCTCTTCAAGACGATCGTCGGGCTGGAGCAGGCGGACTCGGGCGAGGTCAAGGTCGGGGAGACGGTCAAGCTCTCCTACGTCGACCAGAACCGGGGTGGGATCGACCCGTCGAAGACCGTCTTCGAGGTCGTCTCCGACGGGCTGGACTTCATCCAGGTCGGCAACGTCGAGATGCCGTCGCGTGCCTACGTCGCGGCGTTCGGTTTCAAGGGGCCCGACCAGCAGAAGCCGGCGGGTGTGCTGTCCGGTGGCGAGCGCAACCGGCTGAACCTCGCGTTGACGTTGAAGCTGGGTGGCAACCTGTTGCTGCTCGACGAGCCGACGAACGACCTGGACGTCGAGACGCTCGGGTCGCTGGAGAACGCGCTCGAGCAGTTCCCGGGCTGCGCCGTGGTCATCTCCCACGACCGCTGGTTCCTGGACCGGACGTGCACCCACATCCTGGCGTGGGAGGGGACCGACGAGAACCCCGCCGCCTGGTTCTGGTTCGAGGGCAACTTCGAGGCGTACGAGAAGAACAAGGTCGAGCGGCTCGGCGCGGAGGCGGCGCGACCCCACCGGGTCACGCACCGTAAGCTCACCCGCGACTGAGCACCACTCCGCCGGGCCGTCCCCAGCCGGTCCGATCTGAGAGCGCGGACGCGACGACGAGGCACGGGCGACCGGCCGGTGGTGCCACGGGAGGCGATGTGACGTCCGACCTGGATCATCGTGCCGGGAGTGCGACGACGGCCGAACTGCGGACGGCGGCGGCGCTGCGGTGGCAGCGCCCGCCGCTGGTCTCCGAGTTGGCCGGGCACGCCTGTGCCCGCGCCGCCGCCGACGGTGACGATCTTCTCTGGGGCCAGGCCGCCGGGTGGCTCGTCGACGGGCACGCGGCCGGTGGCGACGCGCGTGACGTCGCTGCGACGATCCTCGGCGGGGTCACCGGGGCCGAGCGTGCGGACGGCGGCTTTCCCGCGGTACCCGGGCGGTCGCCCGGTGCGGTGCTGCTCCTGAGCCCGGCGGCGGCCCGGCTGCGCGTCGAACTCGCCGCGGTCGCCCAGGCGGACGGTGAGGTCGAGACGGCCCGGGCGCTCGTCTCGGGGCTGCCGGACGATGGTCCCGGTGAGGAACCGGGGCTCCTGCGTCTCGACCGGCTCGCCGTCGAGGTCCGCTGTGCGCTCGCCGACGCGAACGGCGGCGATCTCGAGCGGCTGCGGGTCGAGATCGAGGAATGCGGCTCGGGTTTCGGTGGCGAGGCCTCGGCGCTGGCTGACCTCGTGGTGGGATCCGTGCACCGGGCCCGGCGCGACCACGAACTCGCCGTCGAGAGCGCGCTGCGCGGGCTCGCCCGGCTCGGGTGGACACCGGAGCGTCCGGAAGCCCGTCCACTGGCTGCACATCTCGCTGCGGCTCTGCTCAGCCAGTGGATCACCGCGCTGCTCGACGGCGGGCGATCGGCGACCGAGGCGGTCCGGTCGGCGTCGGTCCAGGAGGAGTTCACCGATGCGGGCCGTCAGGGTGTGCTGCTCCGCCTCACCCTCGCCCGCGCCGGAGCGGGGACCGCGGAGCATGCCGCCCGCGCACTGACCGAGGCCGCAGCCGGAGCCGACAACGCGGGCGTACCGGCGCTGGTCGCGGCGTGCCGGACCGCGCAGTCCGAGCTGCACGAGGCCGCCGGCCGGTATCGCGAGGCACTACAGGCGATGCGCGCAGCCACCACCGCCGACCAGCTCGACCGTGCCCGCGGACGACGCTTCCGGCACGCAGTCGCGGCGATCCTCCCGGCGCTCGTGGCCGGGAACGGAGCCCGTCCGCGGTTGCTCGGCGGGCGGAACGGGTCGACCGTCGTGGACGGCGCCGACGATCCACACATCGGGCGGACCGTGACCGGCTC harbors:
- the ettA gene encoding energy-dependent translational throttle protein EttA, with protein sequence MADLIYTMRNVRKAHGDKVILENASISFLPGAKIGVVGPNGAGKSTVLKIMAGLENANNGDAFLKPGATVGILQQEPPLNEEKTVLGNVEEGLGDVKVKLDRYNAIAEEMATNYTDELMEEMGKLQEELDHADAWELDSQLEQAMDALRCPPGDAEVTNLSGGERRRVALCKLLLSQPDLLLLDEPTNHLDAESVLWLEQFLAKYPGAVLAVTHDRYFLDNVAGWILELDRGRTFPYEGNYSTYLEKKAGRLAVQGKKDAKLQKRLKEELAWVRSNPKARQAKSRSRLDRYDEMAAEAERHRKLDFEEIQIPPGPRMGNQVVEVSHLDKGFDGRQLIKDLSFTLPRNGIVGVIGPNGVGKTTLFKTIVGLEQADSGEVKVGETVKLSYVDQNRGGIDPSKTVFEVVSDGLDFIQVGNVEMPSRAYVAAFGFKGPDQQKPAGVLSGGERNRLNLALTLKLGGNLLLLDEPTNDLDVETLGSLENALEQFPGCAVVISHDRWFLDRTCTHILAWEGTDENPAAWFWFEGNFEAYEKNKVERLGAEAARPHRVTHRKLTRD